The Akkermansia sp. N21116 genome includes a region encoding these proteins:
- the galB gene encoding beta-galactosidase GalB has translation MIQQLVMQFSLSHIALCMTALCVSQAFAAPVDTTQTETLDFGWKFARFGKMPDGTVKQEPGKSASMLIADSEESGNPASNAMDGDRSTRWCAADNKSGHNLTIDMGRAVSPQEVKIIWEKQAKHLFTLEGSTDGRSWKKLAEVSSGDNQTQEDSAKISGTYRYYKLTVKGNGGANWASVREISLLDEKDQPLLPKVSGNNADKDHPKSISFNDSQWRSLNLPHDWGIEGPFRMELENETGKLPWVGIGWYRKTLDIPAKTSGNRFYLDFDGVMSRPKIYVNGELAGEWKYGYSSFRVDITPYIRVGQRNTIAVRVDNPPHSSRWYPGGGIYRHVWLNISNPVHIDQWGVFVKTPEVRKELAQVDVETSVVNQTDAVVTPVVKEEILQGSDVVASQETEGAPISPGKKGSVATRLEVKNPALWTMKSPHMYTIRTTVMVDGKQVDERTTDFGIRTVEWKPDGFYLNGDKIKLKGVCQHGDLGPLGTAVHKAGYERQVRILKEMGVNSIRTSHNPPAPELLEACDRNGVVVIDELFDMWHEPKKGQDYHNYFDEWHERDLINFVHRDRNHPSVVLWSSGNEISEQHTADGPKYSQMLTDLFHREDPTRLVTAGCNVEAAARNGFGDTVDVYGFNYKPWAYNKFSKDRPNQPVYGSETASCVSTRGEYFFPVPENWDKNKGFYNFQVSSYDLFAPGWAYRPDVEFAAQEDSPTSAGEYVWTGFDYLGEPTPYNLDQTNAANFTDEKEREAYMKLLKEMGNKAPSRSSYFGIVDLCGFPKDRFYIYQAHWRPELPVAHILPHWNWPERKGLVTPVHVYTSGDEAELFLNGKSLGVRKKGKGEKDRYRLVWNDVVYQPGELKVVARKDGKEWAQETVRTTGEPASIRVRPETDSIVGDGRDLAYITISLRDKNGLIVPTANNELAVKVTGAADIAGICNGDPTDFTVMSNPNNSSIMKIKAFHGLAQVILRSKRGQSGKAILQVISKGLKPSQTEVIVREATPEQLKK, from the coding sequence ATGATACAGCAGTTGGTGATGCAGTTCTCCCTATCCCATATTGCCCTGTGCATGACAGCCCTGTGCGTATCCCAGGCTTTCGCAGCACCCGTAGATACAACACAAACGGAAACACTGGATTTCGGATGGAAATTCGCTCGTTTCGGCAAAATGCCTGACGGTACGGTCAAGCAAGAGCCGGGCAAGTCGGCTTCCATGCTGATTGCCGATAGCGAAGAATCAGGCAATCCTGCCTCCAACGCCATGGACGGAGACCGCAGTACCCGCTGGTGCGCGGCAGACAACAAATCCGGTCACAATCTGACGATTGACATGGGGCGTGCAGTCTCTCCCCAAGAAGTAAAAATCATCTGGGAAAAACAAGCCAAACATCTTTTCACTCTGGAGGGATCCACCGACGGACGCAGTTGGAAAAAGCTGGCTGAAGTCTCTTCCGGTGACAATCAAACCCAGGAGGATTCAGCAAAGATTAGCGGCACCTATCGTTACTACAAGCTGACAGTTAAAGGCAACGGAGGAGCCAACTGGGCCAGCGTCCGGGAGATTTCCCTGCTTGACGAGAAAGATCAACCGCTCTTGCCCAAGGTATCGGGCAATAACGCGGACAAAGATCACCCGAAGTCTATTTCTTTCAATGACAGCCAGTGGCGTTCCCTGAACCTGCCGCATGACTGGGGTATTGAAGGGCCCTTCCGCATGGAACTGGAAAACGAAACCGGAAAGCTTCCCTGGGTCGGTATTGGCTGGTACAGGAAAACGCTTGATATTCCGGCCAAGACTTCCGGCAATCGCTTTTATCTTGATTTCGACGGAGTCATGTCTCGTCCGAAGATTTATGTCAACGGAGAACTCGCCGGGGAATGGAAGTACGGCTATTCTTCCTTCCGCGTCGATATTACTCCGTATATCCGTGTCGGACAAAGAAATACGATTGCCGTCCGGGTAGACAATCCACCCCATTCATCGCGCTGGTACCCCGGCGGCGGCATTTACAGGCATGTCTGGCTGAACATTTCCAATCCGGTTCATATCGATCAATGGGGTGTCTTTGTTAAAACGCCCGAAGTGAGAAAGGAATTGGCCCAGGTCGATGTGGAAACTTCCGTTGTCAACCAAACGGATGCAGTCGTAACCCCTGTCGTCAAAGAGGAAATTCTTCAGGGAAGCGACGTTGTTGCCTCCCAGGAAACCGAAGGAGCCCCAATTTCTCCCGGGAAAAAGGGATCGGTAGCAACCCGATTGGAAGTCAAAAATCCCGCATTGTGGACCATGAAATCTCCGCACATGTACACCATCCGTACAACGGTTATGGTAGATGGCAAGCAAGTGGACGAACGCACCACGGACTTCGGTATCCGTACGGTGGAATGGAAACCGGACGGCTTCTACTTGAACGGCGACAAAATCAAGCTCAAAGGCGTTTGCCAGCATGGAGACCTCGGGCCTCTCGGTACTGCCGTGCACAAGGCCGGCTACGAACGCCAGGTCCGTATCCTCAAAGAAATGGGCGTCAACTCCATCCGAACAAGCCACAACCCGCCAGCCCCGGAATTGCTGGAAGCCTGCGACCGGAACGGCGTCGTTGTAATCGACGAGCTTTTCGATATGTGGCATGAACCCAAAAAAGGACAGGACTACCACAACTACTTTGACGAATGGCACGAACGCGATCTCATCAACTTCGTCCACCGTGACCGCAACCACCCCTCTGTCGTCCTGTGGAGCAGCGGTAACGAAATTTCCGAACAGCATACGGCAGACGGACCGAAGTATTCCCAAATGCTCACGGATCTTTTCCACAGGGAAGACCCGACCCGCCTCGTTACCGCCGGTTGCAATGTCGAAGCTGCAGCCCGCAACGGCTTCGGTGACACGGTAGACGTGTACGGGTTCAATTACAAACCGTGGGCTTATAACAAATTCAGCAAAGACCGTCCGAACCAGCCCGTGTACGGCAGCGAAACGGCCTCCTGTGTCAGTACACGCGGGGAATATTTCTTCCCAGTACCGGAGAATTGGGACAAGAACAAAGGCTTTTACAACTTCCAGGTCAGTTCCTATGACTTGTTTGCGCCGGGTTGGGCCTATCGTCCCGACGTAGAATTCGCCGCTCAGGAAGATAGCCCGACCTCAGCCGGAGAATACGTCTGGACAGGATTCGATTATCTGGGTGAACCGACTCCCTATAATCTCGACCAAACCAACGCAGCCAACTTCACCGATGAAAAGGAACGGGAAGCCTACATGAAGCTTCTTAAGGAAATGGGCAACAAGGCTCCTTCCCGCAGTTCCTACTTTGGCATCGTGGATCTTTGCGGCTTTCCCAAGGATCGCTTCTACATCTATCAAGCCCATTGGCGCCCGGAACTTCCTGTCGCCCACATCCTGCCCCACTGGAACTGGCCGGAACGCAAGGGACTTGTCACTCCCGTCCATGTATACACCAGCGGAGATGAAGCGGAACTCTTCCTTAATGGCAAATCCCTCGGAGTCCGTAAAAAAGGCAAGGGTGAAAAGGACCGTTACCGCCTCGTCTGGAATGATGTTGTCTACCAGCCCGGAGAACTCAAGGTTGTCGCCCGCAAAGACGGTAAGGAATGGGCACAGGAAACCGTCCGCACCACCGGGGAACCGGCCTCAATCAGAGTTCGTCCGGAAACCGACAGTATCGTCGGCGACGGAAGAGATCTTGCCTATATCACGATTTCCCTGCGTGACAAAAATGGTCTTATCGTGCCGACTGCCAACAACGAACTCGCGGTTAAAGTGACGGGAGCCGCCGACATTGCAGGCATCTGCAACGGAGACCCTACCGACTTCACCGTCATGTCCAACCCGAATAACAGTTCCATTATGAAAATCAAAGCCTTTCACGGACTGGCCCAGGTCATCCTGCGTTCCAAACGGGGACAGAGCGGCAAAGCCATCCTCCAGGTCATCTCCAAAGGACTCAAGCCTTCGCAAACCGAAGTAATTGTCCGGGAGGCAACTCCCGAACAATTAAAGAAATAG
- a CDS encoding glutamine synthetase III, which yields MKTVLPSPLENASQLISSIYGQDVFNLKTMRNYLSKDVYKKLLATIRKGHKLDPDIADDVAVAMKQWALEKGASHYTHWFQPLNGSTAGKHDSFVEVDNEGNLELSFSGKNLVQGEPDASSFPSGGLRATFEARGYTAWDPTSPAFIKRTGHGATLCIPTAFCSYKGEALDKKTPLLRSMKAVALQTQRLLACFGESPDIRVTPDLGAEQEYFLVDKKLFSKRPDLMMCGRTLFGTIPPKHQQMEDHYFAAIEDRVLEFMVDVDEALWKLGIPAKTRHNEVAPCQFEIAPIFESLNLAVDHNMLLMEVLRRTANKHGLVCLLHEKPFDGVNGSGKHNNWSLGAPGFGSLFNPGKSPHENAIFLTLLCCIIMAVDKHADILLASVAKAGNEHRLGANEAPPAIISIYLGDLLDEIIKQIENGGSGSARKKGVMNIGVDSLPDLPLDTSDRNRTSPFAFTGNKFEFRAVGSSQTCAWPMTVLNTIMAEALDEVTTILEPVAGKPEFHEVLQKTLRNIIKRHKRILFSGDGYCKEWVKEAERRGLYNRPGALEALAALEEEKAVSLFDKYQVMSPSELHARYEVQMEIYLKELCIETETAILMAETMYMPAVAKQLSELADTIVRLKKAGLTAGLNTAIERASRIGELYDSIPGWVQSLREARKAKDTDAMKFGMSALRKAIDSLEIITDSQLWPVPTYSELLFLQR from the coding sequence ATGAAAACCGTTCTTCCCTCCCCGCTGGAAAATGCCTCGCAACTCATCTCGTCCATTTACGGTCAAGACGTTTTCAACCTGAAAACAATGAGGAACTACCTCTCCAAGGATGTTTATAAAAAGCTCCTTGCTACGATCAGGAAAGGCCACAAGCTTGATCCCGACATTGCCGACGATGTCGCTGTCGCCATGAAGCAGTGGGCTCTTGAAAAAGGGGCCAGCCACTACACGCATTGGTTCCAGCCGTTAAACGGTTCCACAGCCGGCAAGCACGATTCCTTTGTAGAAGTGGACAATGAAGGCAACCTGGAACTATCCTTCTCCGGCAAGAACCTCGTCCAAGGCGAACCGGATGCCTCCAGTTTTCCCTCCGGCGGTCTCCGCGCCACCTTTGAAGCCCGCGGCTATACGGCATGGGATCCTACCAGCCCCGCTTTTATCAAACGTACCGGACACGGGGCGACATTGTGCATTCCCACGGCTTTCTGTTCCTACAAAGGAGAAGCGCTAGACAAGAAGACGCCCCTTCTCCGTTCGATGAAAGCCGTTGCCCTTCAAACGCAGCGCTTGCTTGCCTGTTTCGGGGAATCTCCCGATATCCGCGTAACGCCCGACCTCGGAGCCGAACAGGAATACTTCTTGGTTGACAAGAAACTCTTCAGCAAGCGTCCCGACCTGATGATGTGCGGGAGAACACTCTTCGGCACCATCCCTCCCAAGCACCAGCAAATGGAGGACCACTATTTTGCAGCTATTGAAGATCGCGTTTTGGAATTTATGGTCGATGTGGATGAAGCTCTTTGGAAGCTTGGCATCCCAGCCAAAACCCGGCACAATGAAGTAGCTCCCTGCCAGTTCGAAATCGCCCCGATCTTTGAAAGCCTCAACCTGGCCGTAGACCACAACATGTTGCTCATGGAAGTCCTTCGCCGGACTGCCAACAAGCACGGTCTCGTCTGCCTGCTTCACGAAAAACCGTTTGACGGAGTCAACGGTTCCGGCAAGCACAACAATTGGTCTCTCGGAGCACCCGGTTTCGGCAGTCTCTTCAACCCGGGCAAGAGCCCTCACGAAAATGCTATTTTCCTGACGCTTCTCTGCTGTATCATTATGGCCGTCGACAAGCATGCCGACATCCTCCTGGCTTCCGTGGCCAAAGCGGGTAACGAACATCGTCTTGGGGCCAACGAAGCTCCGCCAGCCATTATCTCCATCTATCTGGGGGATCTTCTGGACGAAATTATCAAGCAGATCGAAAACGGAGGTTCCGGTTCCGCCCGCAAGAAGGGAGTCATGAATATCGGAGTCGATTCCCTTCCCGACCTTCCCCTGGACACCTCGGACCGTAATCGTACAAGTCCATTTGCTTTCACCGGCAACAAGTTCGAGTTTCGGGCCGTCGGTTCCTCCCAGACATGTGCCTGGCCCATGACTGTTCTCAATACCATCATGGCCGAAGCCCTGGACGAAGTCACCACGATTCTGGAACCCGTGGCCGGAAAACCCGAATTCCATGAAGTCCTCCAGAAAACCCTCCGGAACATCATCAAGCGTCACAAACGCATTCTCTTCAGCGGAGACGGATACTGCAAGGAATGGGTCAAGGAAGCGGAACGCCGCGGCCTGTACAACCGTCCCGGAGCTCTTGAAGCCCTGGCCGCTCTGGAAGAAGAAAAAGCCGTTTCCCTTTTCGACAAGTACCAGGTCATGTCCCCCAGCGAATTGCATGCCCGCTACGAAGTTCAGATGGAAATCTACCTCAAGGAATTGTGCATCGAAACGGAAACGGCCATCCTCATGGCTGAAACCATGTACATGCCGGCTGTCGCAAAACAGCTTTCCGAACTGGCCGACACCATTGTCCGCCTCAAAAAAGCCGGACTCACAGCCGGACTCAATACTGCAATCGAACGTGCATCCCGTATCGGAGAACTCTACGATTCCATCCCCGGATGGGTTCAATCTCTCCGGGAAGCCCGCAAAGCCAAAGACACGGACGCCATGAAATTCGGCATGAGTGCCCTGCGCAAAGCAATCGACTCTCTGGAAATAATCACGGATTCTCAACTCTGGCCTGTTCCGACTTATTCCGAGCTTCTCTTCCTGCAGCGTTAA
- a CDS encoding glycoside hydrolase family 3 C-terminal domain-containing protein, whose protein sequence is MDESKPVEERIQDALSRMTLEEKVAMCHGQATFSSPGVPRLGITELWMNDGPHGMRAETNWHNFGRAGWTNDKCTAFPALTCLAATFNPDMSALYGKSIGAETRYRKKDVLLGPGVNIYRTPLNGRNFEYMGEDPFLSSVMVVPYIREAQKFGIAACVKHYALNNQETHRSGIDVQVSDRALNEIYLPAFKAAVTKGGAWAIMGAYNRFRGDYCCENDLFLNKILKGDWKFDGVVISDWGATHNTKKAAENGLDIEMGTSTDPNKNFMGTPMLEAVRKGEIKESVVDDKVRRILRLAYRTALNPNRPWGSFATDEHADASRKIAEEGIVLLKNDGHLLPADPGKVGKIVVVGENAVRKMTEGGGSSELKVKEEISPLDGIKTAFPKSQVDYVPGYASNGKDTEKLRNDAVKAVAGADVVFFFGGLNKNGGQDSEGADRGGYALPYYQNELIEALVAANPKTAVILISGNAVETPWIDQVPALVQGWYGGSQAGNALANILSGKVNPSGKLPMSFPVKLTDIGAHSYDELCYPGKDGKEEYKEDILVGYRWLDTKKISPRFPFGHGLSYTTFKIDGLKTDKDAYGVDEPVKVTCKVTNTGAVPGAEVVQLYVHDEESSVLRPEKELKGFCKVFLKPGESREVIMELGKDAFSYYDDKEKTWTLEGGRFELILGNSSRDASSVRKSIQVGR, encoded by the coding sequence ATGGATGAATCCAAACCGGTGGAGGAGAGAATCCAGGACGCTCTTTCGCGGATGACTCTGGAAGAAAAAGTAGCCATGTGCCATGGTCAGGCTACCTTCAGCAGTCCCGGTGTCCCACGCCTCGGCATTACGGAGCTTTGGATGAACGACGGTCCGCACGGTATGCGTGCGGAAACAAACTGGCACAATTTCGGACGTGCCGGATGGACGAATGACAAATGTACCGCTTTTCCGGCTTTGACTTGTCTGGCGGCCACTTTCAACCCCGACATGTCTGCCTTGTACGGGAAATCTATTGGAGCGGAAACCCGCTACCGTAAAAAGGATGTCTTGCTTGGTCCGGGGGTCAATATCTATCGTACTCCTTTGAATGGCAGAAACTTTGAATATATGGGAGAAGACCCTTTCCTGTCCTCCGTCATGGTCGTTCCGTATATCCGGGAAGCACAGAAATTCGGAATTGCCGCCTGCGTCAAACACTATGCCTTGAACAATCAGGAAACCCACCGCAGCGGTATTGACGTTCAGGTAAGTGACCGAGCCCTGAATGAAATCTATCTCCCCGCCTTTAAGGCTGCCGTCACCAAGGGAGGAGCCTGGGCGATTATGGGGGCATACAACCGATTCCGCGGTGATTACTGCTGTGAAAACGACCTCTTCCTGAACAAAATTCTCAAGGGAGACTGGAAGTTCGACGGTGTCGTGATCAGTGACTGGGGAGCGACCCACAATACGAAAAAGGCGGCGGAAAACGGGCTGGACATCGAAATGGGAACGAGTACGGATCCCAATAAAAACTTTATGGGTACCCCCATGCTGGAAGCCGTCAGGAAGGGTGAAATCAAAGAGTCGGTCGTCGATGACAAAGTGCGCCGCATCCTGCGGCTTGCTTATCGGACGGCGTTGAATCCGAACCGTCCCTGGGGCAGTTTTGCTACCGATGAACATGCCGATGCTTCGCGGAAGATTGCCGAAGAAGGTATTGTGCTGTTGAAGAACGACGGTCATCTGCTTCCTGCTGATCCCGGCAAGGTGGGAAAAATTGTTGTCGTCGGTGAGAATGCCGTGAGAAAAATGACTGAAGGCGGCGGCAGCTCCGAACTCAAGGTCAAGGAAGAGATATCTCCTCTGGACGGAATCAAAACGGCTTTCCCGAAAAGTCAGGTCGACTATGTCCCGGGTTATGCTTCCAATGGCAAGGATACGGAAAAACTCCGCAACGATGCGGTGAAGGCAGTTGCCGGAGCCGATGTCGTGTTTTTCTTCGGAGGATTGAACAAGAACGGAGGGCAGGACAGCGAAGGGGCCGACCGTGGAGGTTATGCCCTGCCGTACTATCAGAATGAATTGATCGAAGCACTTGTGGCAGCAAACCCGAAAACGGCGGTCATTCTCATTTCCGGCAATGCCGTGGAGACTCCGTGGATTGATCAAGTCCCGGCTCTGGTGCAAGGGTGGTATGGCGGTTCCCAGGCAGGAAACGCCTTGGCGAATATCCTTTCCGGCAAGGTGAACCCGTCCGGCAAGCTCCCGATGTCCTTTCCGGTAAAATTGACGGACATAGGCGCCCATTCTTACGACGAGCTTTGCTATCCCGGCAAGGATGGCAAGGAGGAATACAAGGAGGATATCCTTGTCGGTTACCGTTGGCTGGATACCAAGAAGATCTCGCCACGCTTCCCGTTCGGACACGGACTTTCCTATACGACATTCAAAATCGACGGATTGAAGACGGACAAGGATGCCTACGGTGTCGACGAACCGGTCAAGGTCACTTGCAAGGTGACGAACACCGGGGCGGTTCCCGGTGCGGAGGTTGTTCAGCTCTACGTACATGACGAGGAGTCGTCGGTGCTTCGTCCGGAGAAGGAACTCAAGGGGTTTTGCAAGGTTTTTCTGAAGCCGGGTGAAAGCCGTGAGGTAATCATGGAACTAGGCAAGGACGCTTTTTCCTATTACGACGACAAGGAGAAGACCTGGACGCTGGAGGGAGGTCGATTTGAATTGATCCTCGGTAATTCGTCCCGTGATGCCTCGTCTGTAAGAAAGAGCATTCAAGTAGGCCGGTAA
- a CDS encoding radical SAM protein, with the protein MYLTLCLTRDCNLRCGYCYAGRKFARAMEWDVARRAIDLGMVETLAQAGKTGREPKMILGFFGGEPLLEWDLLRRCDDYASQCAEQLGIHMRHTLTTNLTLVTPDKSAWLHRHKYHLGLSLDGCAAMHNTWRKYASGEKSHGDCLQGLEYVKELSGDWAEIIMVVDPRQVGYLSESVRFLGGISPYGIVVNCNFSADWSEEACSTMNREFDHMGELWLNWFREGTPRRINVIDSKIKTHLCGGYHEKDHCKMGETELTVSVNGNFYPCERLVGDDDREELCFGNVFTGFDIARRLSIIMSRGNRTETCQSCPVKERCVNWCGCSNYASTGRLDEVSPFMCFHERLSMKVADRVGGILWEEKNPLFINLFYGNLKEG; encoded by the coding sequence ATGTATTTGACCCTTTGCCTGACACGTGATTGCAACTTGCGGTGTGGCTATTGCTACGCAGGCCGCAAGTTTGCCCGTGCTATGGAATGGGATGTAGCGCGGCGAGCCATTGATCTGGGGATGGTCGAAACTTTGGCTCAGGCGGGAAAAACGGGCAGGGAACCGAAGATGATTCTAGGTTTTTTCGGGGGAGAACCCCTCCTGGAATGGGATCTATTGCGACGCTGTGACGACTATGCCAGCCAGTGTGCCGAACAACTGGGTATCCACATGCGACATACGCTGACGACGAATTTGACTCTGGTTACCCCGGATAAGAGCGCATGGCTCCATAGGCACAAGTACCACCTTGGTTTGTCTCTGGATGGTTGTGCTGCCATGCACAATACTTGGCGCAAGTATGCCAGTGGGGAAAAGAGCCACGGGGATTGCCTGCAAGGTTTGGAGTACGTCAAGGAGTTATCCGGCGATTGGGCGGAGATAATTATGGTGGTGGATCCGCGACAGGTTGGTTATCTATCGGAATCCGTACGTTTTCTGGGCGGTATTTCTCCCTACGGAATTGTGGTGAACTGTAACTTTTCAGCAGATTGGTCCGAGGAGGCCTGCTCGACGATGAACCGGGAGTTTGATCACATGGGCGAGCTCTGGCTCAATTGGTTTCGCGAAGGAACTCCACGTAGGATTAACGTGATCGACTCCAAGATCAAGACTCACCTTTGCGGTGGGTACCACGAAAAGGATCATTGCAAGATGGGCGAAACGGAACTCACTGTCTCGGTCAATGGCAATTTCTACCCCTGCGAACGTCTTGTGGGCGACGACGATCGGGAAGAACTTTGCTTCGGCAATGTCTTTACTGGTTTTGATATAGCACGGAGACTGTCCATCATCATGAGCCGTGGCAATAGGACGGAAACCTGCCAAAGCTGCCCTGTAAAGGAACGTTGCGTCAACTGGTGTGGTTGCTCCAACTATGCTTCGACGGGCAGGCTGGACGAAGTATCACCCTTCATGTGCTTCCACGAACGCCTATCCATGAAGGTAGCCGATCGTGTAGGCGGGATTTTATGGGAAGAGAAGAACCCATTGTTTATCAATCTATTTTACGGGAATCTTAAGGAGGGTTAA
- the aspS gene encoding aspartate--tRNA ligase — MNSYRTHTCNDLRLSDVGTDVTLIGWVDSVRDHGGVIFIDLRDRSGITQVVFHPDMNAEAAKASQSLHSEDMIQITGKVIERLKTDTVDTTNDDLPTGAIEVTATSLNVINKSEVLPFQLDRTVSNEDIRLKYRYLDLRRPEMARNMMIRHRATKSMRDYLDEAGFLEIETPVLSKSTPEGARDFLVPSRLSPGKFYALPQAPQQYKQLLMVAGMERYFQIARCFRDEDLRADRQPEFTQIDIEASFITPEDIYALTEGALKRAYKEAIGVDIPTPFPRMTWKEAMDQYGSDKPECRFDMKLTDVSDIFTSSGFKVFSGAVKNGGVVKAINAKGFSNPSVGQIDSLTKTAMEAGAKGLAYIKVREDGWKSPITKFLSEDEIKALTERLNIETGDLVLFAAGDWEQSCNILGRVRLQCADFMEILKGNTERNFLWVIEFPLLGWDEEEQRWAAIHHPFTRPVKEDEEKLLKGELSTELRAQAYDVVLNGVELGGGSIRIHERDLQAAMFRALGITEEQATEQFGHILSAFSYGAPPHGGLALGLDRLVMMICGAESIREVIAFPKNNRGADLMSDSPATVDFKQLRDIHIQVKLPEKLLKEQQNKEA; from the coding sequence ATGAACAGTTACCGTACCCATACATGCAATGATCTGCGCCTGTCCGACGTGGGAACCGATGTCACCCTGATCGGCTGGGTGGATTCCGTCCGCGACCACGGGGGCGTGATTTTTATCGATCTTCGCGATCGCTCCGGCATCACCCAAGTGGTGTTCCATCCCGACATGAATGCGGAAGCAGCCAAGGCGTCCCAATCCCTCCATTCCGAAGACATGATCCAAATCACCGGCAAGGTGATCGAACGTCTCAAAACGGATACCGTCGATACGACGAACGACGATCTGCCGACGGGGGCTATCGAAGTGACGGCCACCTCCCTGAACGTGATCAACAAGTCCGAAGTTTTGCCTTTCCAGCTGGATCGTACGGTTTCCAACGAAGACATCCGCCTCAAGTACCGCTATCTTGACTTGCGCCGTCCGGAGATGGCCCGCAACATGATGATCCGTCACCGTGCTACCAAGTCCATGCGAGACTATCTGGATGAAGCAGGATTCCTTGAAATTGAGACTCCCGTCCTTTCCAAGTCTACGCCCGAAGGCGCACGCGACTTCCTGGTACCCTCCCGCCTGTCCCCCGGTAAATTTTATGCTCTGCCCCAGGCTCCCCAGCAGTACAAGCAGTTGCTGATGGTTGCGGGGATGGAACGTTATTTCCAGATTGCCCGTTGTTTCCGCGACGAAGATTTGCGCGCCGACCGCCAGCCGGAGTTTACCCAGATCGACATCGAAGCCTCGTTCATTACTCCCGAAGACATTTATGCCTTGACGGAAGGCGCTCTCAAACGAGCTTACAAGGAAGCCATCGGCGTTGACATTCCCACTCCGTTCCCCCGCATGACGTGGAAGGAAGCGATGGATCAATACGGTTCCGATAAACCGGAATGCCGTTTCGACATGAAGTTGACGGACGTGTCCGACATTTTCACGTCAAGCGGATTCAAGGTGTTTTCCGGTGCCGTCAAGAATGGCGGAGTTGTTAAGGCGATCAATGCCAAGGGATTTTCAAATCCCTCCGTCGGTCAGATTGATTCCCTTACAAAGACGGCCATGGAAGCCGGAGCCAAAGGGTTGGCCTACATCAAAGTACGCGAAGACGGCTGGAAGAGTCCGATTACGAAGTTCCTTTCCGAAGATGAAATCAAGGCTCTGACGGAACGCCTGAATATCGAAACGGGCGATCTTGTCCTCTTTGCCGCCGGAGACTGGGAACAGTCTTGCAATATCCTCGGTCGCGTTCGCCTCCAGTGTGCCGATTTCATGGAAATCCTCAAAGGCAACACGGAACGCAATTTCCTTTGGGTGATTGAATTCCCGCTTCTCGGCTGGGACGAAGAAGAACAGCGCTGGGCGGCCATCCACCATCCCTTTACGCGTCCTGTCAAGGAAGACGAGGAAAAACTCCTCAAGGGAGAACTCAGTACGGAACTCCGCGCCCAGGCCTACGACGTTGTTCTCAATGGCGTCGAACTTGGCGGCGGTTCCATTCGTATCCACGAACGCGATCTCCAGGCGGCTATGTTCCGCGCTCTCGGAATTACGGAAGAACAAGCAACGGAACAGTTCGGTCACATTCTTTCCGCATTCTCCTATGGTGCGCCTCCCCACGGCGGTCTCGCCCTCGGTCTTGACCGCCTGGTGATGATGATCTGCGGAGCTGAGTCGATTCGTGAAGTGATTGCCTTCCCGAAGAACAACCGCGGTGCCGACCTGATGAGCGATTCCCCAGCGACGGTAGACTTCAAGCAACTACGCGATATTCACATTCAGGTTAAACTGCCTGAAAAGCTCCTGAAGGAGCAGCAGAACAAGGAAGCCTGA